A stretch of Usitatibacter palustris DNA encodes these proteins:
- the rpmH gene encoding 50S ribosomal protein L34 encodes MKRTFQPSNAHKKKTHGFRARMSTASGRAVLNARRAKGRKRVAV; translated from the coding sequence ATGAAACGCACCTTCCAGCCCTCGAACGCCCACAAGAAGAAGACGCATGGATTCCGTGCTCGGATGAGCACGGCCAGCGGCCGCGCGGTCCTCAACGCCCGGCGCGCCAAGGGCCGCAAGCGCGTCGCGGTCTGA